A genomic region of Haliotis asinina isolate JCU_RB_2024 chromosome 1, JCU_Hal_asi_v2, whole genome shotgun sequence contains the following coding sequences:
- the LOC137282720 gene encoding uncharacterized protein, whose translation MNSYKQALDLVIRFPLNFDIWAPPRQRPTGRYMTILEPLSELPTPPTSLPVPLSTPVLRDAPHFVDINLDDDDTPTQSPVRVFLSRVSGFLRRVFRTKMDA comes from the exons ATGAACTCCTACAAGCAAG CCCTTGACCTCGTGATCAGGTTCCCTTTGAACTTTGACATCTGGGCCCCTCCTCGTCAA CGTCCGACTGGGAGATACATGACCATCCTTGAACCCCTGTCTGAGCTGCCCACCCCTCCCACCTCTCTCCCTGTCCCTCTGTCTACCCCCGTCCTCCGTGATGCCCCCCACTTCGTTGATATCAACCTTGATGACGACGACACCCCGACTCAATCCCCAGTTCGAGTCTTCCTGTCACGTGTGTCTGGATTCTTGAGGAGAGTGTTCCGTACCAAGATGGATGCCTAG